The Sphaerospermopsis torques-reginae ITEP-024 genome has a window encoding:
- a CDS encoding DNA-binding protein, which yields MAAITINIPEEQLQQLQAMAQANNISPEELLRATIGHWLNYPKNDFEEAANYVLKKNSELYRCLA from the coding sequence ATGGCTGCAATTACTATCAATATTCCAGAGGAACAATTACAACAACTGCAAGCAATGGCACAAGCAAATAATATCTCGCCTGAAGAATTATTACGTGCTACAATAGGACATTGGCTCAATTATCCCAAAAACGATTTTGAGGAAGCTGCAAATTATGTACTCAAGAAAAATTCTGAGTTGTACCGTTGTCTAGCATGA
- a CDS encoding type II toxin-antitoxin system VapC family toxin, with amino-acid sequence MTVYFFDSSALVKRYVAEIGSSWVVSLCNPNLKNTVFIAAITAVEITAAISRRAKGGNIALTDANTVYSQLKNDIQSEYQVIEITDTIINSAMTLAEKHGLRGYDAVQLAAAKAVNDLCIANNLHPLTFISADQELNNAAVNEGLVVDNPNNHP; translated from the coding sequence ATGACAGTTTATTTCTTTGATAGTAGTGCTTTAGTTAAACGCTATGTTGCGGAAATAGGTTCAAGTTGGGTTGTGAGTTTGTGCAATCCTAATCTGAAAAATACTGTATTTATTGCTGCTATTACTGCTGTGGAAATTACTGCGGCAATTAGTAGACGTGCAAAGGGCGGCAATATCGCTCTCACAGATGCTAACACAGTATATTCCCAATTGAAAAATGATATTCAATCGGAATATCAAGTAATTGAAATTACAGATACTATTATTAATTCAGCTATGACCTTGGCAGAAAAACACGGTTTGCGGGGTTATGACGCGGTTCAGTTAGCTGCGGCTAAAGCTGTTAACGATCTTTGCATAGCTAATAATTTGCATCCATTAACTTTTATATCTGCTGATCAAGAATTGAATAATGCCGCAGTCAACGAAGGTTTAGTTGTTGATAATCCCAATAACCACCCCTAA
- the typA gene encoding translational GTPase TypA gives MTLPIRNVAIIAHVDHGKTTLVDALLKQSGIFREGEDVPDCVMDSNDLERERGITILSKNTAVKYKDTLINIVDTPGHADFGGEVERVLGMVDGCILIVDANEGPMPQTRFVLKKALEKGLRPIVVINKIDRAKADPHVAVDKVLDLFLELGADDDQCDFPYLFASGMAGYAKETLEAEAVDMQPLFEAILRHVPAPVGDANKPLQLQVTTLDYSEYLGRIVIGRIHNGTIRAGQQAALITESGNIVKSKISKLMGFEGLKRVELEEASAGYIVAVAGFADAYIGETITDPNEPQALPLIKVDEPTLQMTFWVNDSPFAGQEGKLVTSRQVRDRLFRELETNVALRVEETDSPDKFHVSGRGELHLGILIETMRREGYEFQVSQPQVIYREVSGQPCEPFELLVLDVPSDAVGSCIERLGQRKGEMQDMQPGVGDRTQLEFVIPARGLIGFRGEFMRMTRGEGIMNHSFLDYRPITGNIEARNKGVLISFEEGVSTFYAMKNAEDRGSFFITPGTKVYKGMIVGEHNRPQDLELNVCKTKQLTNHRASGGDELVQLQAPIEMSLERALEYIGPDELVEVTPQSIRLRKMAKKLAKR, from the coding sequence ATGACGCTCCCAATTCGTAACGTCGCCATTATCGCCCACGTTGACCACGGTAAAACCACTTTGGTTGATGCTCTCCTCAAACAGTCCGGCATTTTCCGCGAAGGCGAAGACGTTCCGGATTGTGTGATGGACTCCAATGATCTGGAGAGAGAGCGGGGAATTACTATTCTTTCCAAAAATACGGCGGTTAAATATAAAGATACCCTAATCAATATTGTTGATACCCCTGGACACGCTGACTTCGGTGGAGAAGTAGAACGGGTACTCGGCATGGTTGATGGTTGCATCCTCATTGTTGATGCTAACGAAGGACCTATGCCCCAAACTCGCTTTGTACTGAAAAAAGCTTTGGAAAAGGGCTTACGTCCTATTGTTGTTATCAACAAAATTGACCGCGCTAAGGCTGATCCTCATGTCGCTGTAGATAAAGTCTTGGATCTGTTCTTGGAATTGGGTGCAGATGACGATCAGTGTGATTTCCCTTATCTGTTCGCTTCCGGGATGGCTGGTTATGCGAAAGAAACTTTGGAAGCAGAAGCGGTAGATATGCAGCCTTTATTTGAGGCGATCCTCCGTCATGTTCCCGCACCTGTGGGTGATGCTAACAAACCTCTGCAATTGCAAGTTACCACTCTGGATTATTCTGAATATCTGGGACGGATTGTTATTGGTAGAATCCATAACGGTACGATCCGCGCTGGACAACAGGCAGCTTTGATAACAGAAAGTGGTAATATTGTCAAGTCTAAAATTTCCAAGTTGATGGGATTTGAAGGCTTGAAGCGGGTGGAATTAGAAGAAGCTTCTGCTGGTTATATTGTAGCGGTGGCTGGTTTTGCTGATGCTTACATTGGTGAAACTATTACCGATCCTAATGAACCTCAAGCGTTACCACTAATTAAAGTGGATGAACCAACTTTACAGATGACCTTCTGGGTAAATGATTCACCCTTTGCAGGTCAGGAAGGTAAATTGGTGACATCTCGTCAAGTGCGCGATCGCCTGTTCCGAGAATTAGAAACCAACGTAGCTTTAAGAGTAGAAGAAACCGACTCACCTGATAAGTTCCACGTTTCTGGACGGGGTGAATTGCACCTGGGTATCTTAATTGAAACCATGCGACGGGAAGGTTACGAGTTCCAAGTTTCTCAGCCTCAAGTAATTTACCGCGAAGTCAGCGGCCAACCTTGCGAACCTTTTGAATTATTAGTTTTAGACGTTCCCAGCGATGCAGTAGGTAGCTGTATTGAACGTTTAGGACAACGGAAAGGGGAAATGCAAGATATGCAACCCGGTGTTGGCGATCGCACCCAATTAGAATTTGTGATTCCCGCTCGTGGTTTGATTGGTTTCCGGGGTGAGTTCATGCGGATGACTCGCGGTGAAGGTATCATGAACCACAGTTTCCTTGATTATCGTCCCATCACAGGTAACATTGAAGCCCGTAACAAAGGCGTTCTGATATCTTTTGAAGAAGGCGTTTCCACATTCTACGCCATGAAGAACGCAGAAGATAGAGGTTCATTCTTCATCACTCCAGGGACTAAGGTTTACAAAGGCATGATTGTCGGTGAACACAACCGTCCTCAAGATTTAGAGTTGAATGTTTGCAAAACCAAGCAGTTAACCAACCACCGGGCATCAGGTGGTGATGAACTGGTACAGTTGCAAGCACCTATAGAAATGAGTTTGGAACGAGCATTGGAGTACATCGGACCCGATGAGTTGGTGGAAGTAACTCCCCAATCTATTCGTCTCCGCAAAATGGCGAAGAAGTTAGCTAAACGCTAA
- a CDS encoding Uma2 family endonuclease, with the protein MLLELKRIHVPPGQRVLLENVTWTELEAILEELGEHRAAKIAYDQGILEIMTPLPEHEFDKEIISDLIKALLEELDIEFLSLGSTTFKNQFMEKGIEPDQCFYIKNEGLVRGKKRLDLTIDPPPDLALEIDVTSRTHPNIYEALKVPELWRFENGKLQINVLVDGSYVVSQSSLNFPGLPLIDVIPRYLESSGINGRNATIKRFRNWVRDQ; encoded by the coding sequence ATGTTGTTAGAATTAAAGCGCATTCATGTACCACCAGGACAAAGGGTTTTATTAGAAAATGTCACTTGGACAGAATTGGAAGCAATTTTAGAGGAGTTGGGAGAACATCGTGCTGCGAAAATTGCTTATGATCAGGGAATATTAGAAATTATGACTCCTTTACCAGAACATGAATTTGATAAGGAAATTATTAGTGATTTAATTAAAGCATTATTAGAAGAATTGGATATTGAATTTCTCAGTCTTGGTTCTACGACTTTTAAAAATCAATTTATGGAAAAGGGGATAGAACCTGATCAATGTTTTTATATTAAGAATGAGGGTTTAGTTAGGGGTAAGAAAAGGTTAGATTTAACAATTGATCCTCCTCCAGATTTAGCTTTAGAAATTGATGTTACTTCCCGCACTCATCCGAATATATATGAAGCTTTAAAAGTTCCTGAGTTGTGGAGGTTTGAAAACGGGAAGTTGCAAATTAATGTTTTAGTAGATGGTAGTTATGTGGTGTCTCAGTCGAGTTTGAATTTTCCCGGTTTACCTTTGATTGATGTGATTCCTCGCTATTTGGAAAGTAGTGGAATTAATGGGAGGAATGCAACTATTAAGAGGTTTAGGAATTGGGTGAGAGATCAGTAA